Below is a genomic region from Myxococcus fulvus.
CTCGGACGCGAGGGCTCGCACGTTTCGGAGCAGGCCGTAGTCCTCCATCGGTTCGAGGAGGGAGAGCGCGGAGGAGACTCCGGCCCAGGGAAGGCCTTCGCGATGCGCGGCGAGCACCGCCGCGTACTGCATGCCATCCAGGGCCATGACGTCCGGACGGAAGGCCCGGACGACTTGACTCACGGGCTCGAGCAGCGCGGGCACCGAGTCCAGCAGGAGCCCGCGAATCCACTTCCCGAGCGCGACTTCGTCACGCACCAGTCGCGCCAGGGCCTCGCCTCCGGTCTCGATGCCAGGAGCCTCGTGCGCGGCGGCGGGAAGGTGGAGCACCTCCACGCCGAGCGTGGAGAGTTGGGGTGACGGCTCGGGGATGCAGAGCCAGCCGACGGTGTGCCCCAGGCGGCGCAGCCACTGCGCGACGCCCATCATCGGGTTGATGTGGCCCTTCTCGGGGGAGGTGGCGATCAGGATTCGGGACATGGGCGGAGTCGCACGGCGTGCGCGTGGAGCATGGCGAGGGAGCACAGGCGCATCAACAGGCGGTCCACGACGCTTGCCTCCGGCGCATCGGGGGCCAGGCGGGTGTAGCGCTCCAGCAGCGAGAGCGGAGCCTCCGGGAGGATGACTCCGAGGGGCTCCATCCGCGCGGGGGACAGCCATTCACGATAGAGCTCGAGCCAGCGGGCTCGCGCGGGGCTGGAGAGCGCGGTGTGTCCATAGCGGGGCGTCTTGCGCGCGAGGCGGACCTCGTCGGGGACGAGCCCGCGGACCGCGTGACGGAAGAGCCACTTGCCCACGCCCTCGCGCCGGAGCGAGGACTCAGGCAGCGCGAGCGCCACGTCCGCGAAGCGTGTGTCGAGATAGGGCGTGTGTACGGTGATGCCGTGGGCCCGGGCCCCGCGCAGCTCGGGAGGTAGCACTAGCTCCCGGAGGACCCAGGCCGCGTAACGGACCTCTTCGGAGGTGGAGGTATCCGAGAGGGACCAGGGTGCCGTCCCCAAGTTGCCCACAGTGAAGGACTCCGCGACGGGCGCGGGATGGCGTGTCCGCAAGTTGTCCACAGAGGCGCGAAGCACTGATTGAACGAGTCGTCGGTCCTCCTCGATGCGCGCCATGGCCGCAGTGAGCGCGCCGGGATTGCCCATCAACACCTCGTCCGCGCCGGCGCCGCTCAACATCACCGAGGCGCCGCGTCGTCGCGCCTCCGCGTAGAACGCGAAGCTCGCGATGGCTCGGGCGTTGAGGATGGGGCTCTCATTGGCGAGGACGGCTTGCTCGAACAGCTCGGGCAGCACGGCGTCCGGGATGGGCACGTCCACATGCTCCACGCCCGCGAGCCGGGCCACCGTGCGCGCGTTGCGGCGCTCCGTCTCATCAGCGAAGTGGACGTCCATGCTCCAGGCGCGAATCCGCCCCGGTGCGTGGCGGGCCGCGAGCATGCACAGCACCGCGCTGTCCACGCCGCCACTCAGGCTGACGTCCCGTGCCGCTTCACGCAGTCTCACGGCGACAGCGTCGGAGCCTGCGGACAGGAGTGTCCGCGCGAGCTCATCGTCATCGTGAGCAACGGGAGGGGTCTGTTCGTCCTCATGTCGGTGGGCCGTGCGATGAGGGCGGGCCTGTCCGTCGTCCTGTCGATGAGCCTCGCGATGCGTGGCGATGCGTGCCTGCTCCTCGCTTGTCGCGTGCTCCTCGTCCTCTTGTCGGTGATGACTCCGATGGACATGTGGCAGCGGCGGAGCCACGCGTCCGACTCCCTCGAACAGGCTCTGGTGCAGCATGAGCGCGTGGTTCAGGAACGCAGCGACGGCGGTGGGGTCCAGCCCTCCTTCATCGCGCCGAAGCGCAGCCAGCGGTGCATCGTGGGTGCCTCCCTCGGATTGAGCCCTTCGGAGCTCGTCACGGAGCTGCTCCCCACCGTCCGCGCACGGCCGCGCGAGCAACCTCCACACGGAGTCCTCCGTGTGCTCGGACGTGGCCTGGTAGGAGGGCAGGATGGCGAGCGGGCCGCTCGGGTCGCCGGGGGACGCGGACACGCTGGGACTGTCGCAAGCCGCGGGCCTGGCCGGCAACCCCGCTATAGTCCCCTCCGTGCGTTACGAGCTGCACGACGGTCGAATCCTCACCTGGTCCCTGGAGACGCACGTCGTCACCCACTGCAACCTGCGCTGCGTGCAGTGTTGCCCCATGTCGCCGCACCTGCCCGCCTGGGCGGTGGACCCGGCCACCCTCGGCGCCGACCTCACCCGCCTCGCGCGAGTGCTCAAACCCAACGTCTTCAAGCTCACCGGCGGCGAGCCCTTCCTCCACCCCGACCTCG
It encodes:
- a CDS encoding asparagine synthase C-terminal domain-containing protein, with amino-acid sequence MRLREAARDVSLSGGVDSAVLCMLAARHAPGRIRAWSMDVHFADETERRNARTVARLAGVEHVDVPIPDAVLPELFEQAVLANESPILNARAIASFAFYAEARRRGASVMLSGAGADEVLMGNPGALTAAMARIEEDRRLVQSVLRASVDNLRTRHPAPVAESFTVGNLGTAPWSLSDTSTSEEVRYAAWVLRELVLPPELRGARAHGITVHTPYLDTRFADVALALPESSLRREGVGKWLFRHAVRGLVPDEVRLARKTPRYGHTALSSPARARWLELYREWLSPARMEPLGVILPEAPLSLLERYTRLAPDAPEASVVDRLLMRLCSLAMLHAHAVRLRPCPES